Proteins found in one Schistocerca serialis cubense isolate TAMUIC-IGC-003099 chromosome 5, iqSchSeri2.2, whole genome shotgun sequence genomic segment:
- the LOC126481326 gene encoding UMP-CMP kinase 1, producing the protein MLVSWLNTVAKYVMSAASQKPRVIFVLGSPGSGKGTQCKNIVSEFGYVHLSAGDLLRAERTKPGSQYGELIETHIRNGTIVPVAITCKLLENAMVESSSNKFLIDGFPRNQENLDGWTANMADRVQLLGVLFLDCPQEVSTQRCLARGMGRSDDNEESLRKRFVTYMNDTLPVVKHYEQQNLVHRVDSVKPAEQVFEDVKKVILELEAKA; encoded by the coding sequence ATGCTGGTTAGTTGGTTGAACACTGTTGCCAAGTACGTGATGAGTGCTGCATCGCAGAAGCCACGCGTCATATTCGTGCTGGGCAGTCCGGGCTCAGGAAAAGGCACGCAGTGCAAGAATATCGTGAGCGAGTTCGGGTATGTTCACCTGTCAGCTGGAGACCTGCTGCGAGCGGAGCGTACGAAACCGGGTTCGCAGTACGGAGAACTTATAGAGACACACATTCGCAATGGTACAATCGTACCCGTTGCGATCACATGTAAACTGCTGGAGAATGCGATGGTGGAATCGAGCTCCAACAAGTTCTTAATCGATGGTTTCCCACGTAATCAAGAGAACCTAGACGGGTGGACGGCGAACATGGCGGATCGCGTTCAGCTGCTTGGAGTGCTGTTCCTAGATTGTCCGCAGGAAGTCAGTACGCAGAGATGCCTGGCGCGTGGAATGGGGCGGTCAGACGACAACGAGGAATCTCTAAGGAAGAGGTTTGTCACGTACATGAATGATACGTTGCCCGTAGTTAAACATTACGAGCAGCAAAACCTTGTGCATCGCGTAGACTCTGTCAAACCGGCGGAGCAGGTGTTTGAGGACGTGAAGAAAGTGATTTTAGAACTAGAGGCAAAGGCATAA